A stretch of Besnoitia besnoiti strain Bb-Ger1 chromosome V, whole genome shotgun sequence DNA encodes these proteins:
- a CDS encoding transporter, major facilitator family protein (encoded by transcript BESB_063070), producing the protein MKALTLHRIRCIFGACLLHFCLGGSHTIGNLLPYLIGYVRSRQEMPAASYKDGLSIYAWAVISQGVGGFIGTLAGRSIGVKRTALLGSAWLSLGLALCSVCAHDLSLFLIAYGVVTALGCGVAYPVPLSAALRLSPAQDKGWVSGLLFFARGLSVCLLCPLQSLFLHQPAEMFLSLPTFFISPLSVFGIQEPYALHPPSEARRAFAPADADGERVITDPVVLNRLPSLFITMALGFAVIQFIGILLLVDPEDVGAAAEDSPTAGEQQKLLYDDPRAATSGPGSYSSVSSSQLLSSLILTPQDIFSSVSFWLLFLMLLLSWQSLFFVQLFWKVLPLYSEASVAAAATALPQPDSVDAWLFARLPPALAPVGAQQLLTRYPFEGGDPWSLTGPAWALTNDFLLSCLGALLGVICCLGRLVWGYIGDGIGYMRSTVVMNALTAPCLFVLSTYALQSPQLYTVCLSLIHVCHGGTFSLFPSLTSDLFGRKNVGPVFSLLFAARLAAVALASIWINIALSYNSLHVVAAVLGVCHLVR; encoded by the exons ATGAAGGCCCTCACTCTTCACAGAATCCGCTGCATCTTCGGGGCGTGCCTGCTGCACTTCTGTTTGGGCGGGTCGCACACGATCGGCAATCTCCTGCCCTACCTCATTGGCTACGTCCGCAGCCGACAGGAGATGCCCGCGGCCTCGTACAAG GATGGGCTGAGTATCTATGCGTGGGCGGTGATAAGCCAAGGCGTGGGAGGCTTCATCGGCACGCTGGCGGGTCGTAGCATTGGCGTCAAGAG GACGGCGCTCCTGGGCAGTGCGTGGCTCAGTCTGGGCCTGGCACTCTGCAGCGTGTGCGCGCATGACCTTTCGCTCTTTCTCATCGCGTACGGGGTTGTCACGGctctcggctgcggcgtcgcgtaCCCGgtgccgctctccgcggccctCAGGCTCTCGCCGGCTCAGGACAAAGGATGG GTCAGCGGACTGCTCTTCTTCGCACGGGGCCTGAGCGTCTGTCTCCTGTGCCCGTTGCAGAGCTTGTTTCTGCACCAGCCGGCGGAGATGTTCCTGTCCCTGCCCACCTTCTTCATCTCTCCCCTCTCAGTCTTCGGCATCCAGGAGCCCTACGCGCTCCACCCGCCCTCAGAGGCCCGGCgtgccttcgcgcccgctgaCGCAGATG GCGAGCGAGTCATTACAGATCCCGTCGTCCTGAACCGCCTGCCGTCCTTGTTCATCACGATGGCACTAGGCTTCGCCGTGATTCAG TTCATCGGCATCCTGCTCCTGGTTGATCCCGAGGacgtgggcgcggcggcggaggactcGCCCACAgccggcgagcagcagaagctgcTGTACGACGACCCCCGCG cagcgacgTCAGGTCCCGGCTCTTACTCGTCGGTGTCTTCCTCGCAGCTCCTTTCTTCGCTGATCTTGACGCCGCAGGACATTTTCAGCTCCGTGTCCTTCTGGCTGCTGTTTCTCATGCTGCTGCTTTCCTGGCagtcgctcttcttcgtgcaACTCTTCTGGAAGGTGCTTCCGCTCTACTCAGAGGCCTccgtcgcagcggcggccaCCGCCTTGCCCCAGCCGGACTCGGTGGACGCCTGGCTgttcgcgcgcctgccgcccgcgctcgctccagtcggcgcgcagcagctgctcacgCGCTACCCCTtcgaaggcggcgaccccTGGAGCCTCACGGGGCCTGCGTGGGCGCTCACAAATGACTTCCTCCTCagctgcctcggcgccctcctcggcgtcaTCTGCTGCCTCGGCCGGCTCGTCTGGGGCTACATCGGCGACGGCATCGGCTACATGCGAAGCACG GTGGTGATGAACGCCCTGACCGCGCCCTGCCTCTTTGTCCTCTCCACCTACGCGCTGCAGTCGCCTCAGCTCTACACAGTCTG TCTCTCGCTGATCCACGTGTGCCACGGAGGCACCTTCTCGCTGTTTCCCTCTCTGACGAGCGACCTCTTTGGCAGGAAGAACGTCGGTcccgttttctctcttctcttcgccgcgcgcctcgcagccgttGCGTTGGCGTCGATTTGGATCAAT ATCGCTCTCTCCTACAACAGTTTGCatgtcgtcgccgccgtcctcggcgtctgccaCCTCGTCAGGTAA
- a CDS encoding hypothetical protein (encoded by transcript BESB_063080), which produces MRPALAGGRSERGERTTRKAGNHSELPSARWFRGGHRLSPRVSSSPPPVASPSGLCLLLAFSLFLTPSLASFGDALVDFYARREVSIRAGVASALTPFSFFHSPGPSAVAHALSPPCVAASQRIPSLVVSPPPSSARRPAAASAPWGTPAACLTSSGARRRRRRGGAAAKRPSLDRRLARRFPVSILSPSVRRTRSSEACLAFLLLTATAQRPQSVAPASASTGQPRPCAGSLRASAQQVEALRAPLPGRSALLSDARRAPASTASPFPDPKAAAPAASSTALRMIWGYPVFGDDPKKLRRKPVDHAWERGLRRANLAWEYETANRLAQGIYYIKEEHSIHTIEEEGLGTTDDMMMTAEQAAGNVEIDPEEVEKIKRILPTVDRGDGVGIATLIGAKDGMFAFRYNGPLTHKFGFKQWLRYLITANYPGAKVRLVTEHTIDPEDRPGNQKHRLSDEVLAQTRKTVFWRRPYHYENQQEAYGPNPVGHVPSPQQIR; this is translated from the exons ATGCggcccgcgctcgccggcggccgcagcgagaggggggagaggacgacgcggaaggcaggGAATCACTCAGAACTTCCATCGGCTCGCTGGTTTCGAGGAGGGCACCGGCTGTCGCctcgtgtctcctcgtctccccctcctgtcgcctcgccctcgggcctgtgtcttctcctcgctttcAGTCTTTTCCTCACcccttcgctcgcctccttcggggACGCTCTCGTTGACTTCTATGCAAGGCGGGAAGTCTCCATCCGCGCCggagtcgcctctgcgcttactcccttctctttcttccacTCCCCGGGTCCGTCGGCTGTCGCGcacgctctctctcctccctgcgtcgcggcctcgcagcgcaTCCCCTCTCTCgtcgtgtctccgccgccctcgtctgctcgacgtcctgcagctgcgtcggcTCCCTGGGGCACCCCCGCGGCCTGTCTGACGTCATCGGgagcgcgccggaggcgacgccgcggcggcgcggctgctaAGCGGCCGTCCCTCgaccggcgcctcgcccgtcgTTTCCCAGTTTCCATTCTCTCTCCCAGCGTTCGCCGCACGAGGTCCAGTGAAGCCTGCCTCGCGTTCCTCCTTCTGACCGCGACTGCTCAGCGCCCGCAGTcggtcgcgccggcgagcgcctccacggggcagccgcgcccgtgTGCTGGGTCGCTGCGGGCGTCCGCACAGCAAGTTGAagcgctccgcgcgcctcttcctggGCGGTCTGCGCTGCTTTCGGatgcgcgaagagcgcccgcgtcgacggcgagcccCTTTCCAGATCCgaaggcggctgcgcctgcggcgtcctcgACCGCGCTGCGGATGATATGGGGCTATCCGGTCTTCGGGGATGACCCAAAGAAGCTGCGGAGAAAACCCGTCGACCACGCGTGGGAGCGAGGTCTGCGCCGGGCGAACTTAGCCTGGGAGTACGAGACCGCCAaccgcctcgcgcagggcAT TTACTACATCAAAGAGGAGCACTCGATTCATACAatcgaggaggaaggcctcgGCACGACGGACGACATGATGATGACGGCTGAGCAGGCCGCAGGAAACGTCGAAATTGATCCCGAG GAAGTCGAGAAGATCAAAAGAATCCTGCCCACGGTCGATCGCGGAGAC GGAGTGGGCATTGCGACCCTGATTGGTGCCAAAGACGGGATGTTTGCCTTCCGCTACAACGGGCCTCTGACACACAAATTCGGTTTTAAGCAGTGGCTGCG GTACCTCATCACAGCAAATTATCCAGGAGCAAAAGTGCGATTAGTGACGGAG CACACTATCGACCCTGAAGACCGACCAGGCAACCAAAAACATCGGCTGTCGGACGAAGTGCTAGCGCAG ACTCGGAAAACCGTCTTCTGGAGGCGCCCATATCACTACGAGAATCAGCAAGAAGCGTACGGTCCCAACCCCGTGGGCCACGTCCCGTCGCCTCAGCAAATTCGCTAA
- a CDS encoding hypothetical protein (encoded by transcript BESB_063090), whose product MHGAWWFRGPFVVPLIDAILTLLHEIYISIFWVKDMFNVKGIAKIPSSIPLTWVAPGNALGSVWLPVVYVSSFAILALHIWRMIVAAKHARNPFHPGVMHFVFGFSILAILGFAGVCGMLASDSLTLVNKFKTQVQCTPLAGALNQACVAARQFVVANRRQGHALLILTAVLGLFAIFGEMIIIWACLEACCFGPHIHCTVACGASGLGCGPCGGDCHPVAIACSPGAPPVVGCMSDGPCCPPVSIPVAPGCCPADGGCHPGGGVRATSGPAGTGPIRVGPVGGGSATSILPPTKTSTATHTSHSNPCHASCPVDADTQQRTAVENPVANTCQISINTGTRATLSAVEASVHDPPQPRTRPRSARARRCPAAMGKEPSCSLEGKRKASARDEEDMW is encoded by the exons ATGCACGGAGCCTGGTGGTTCAGGGGTCCATTCGTCGTCCCCCTGATTGACGCTATCTTGACGCTTCTTCATGAAATATATATCTCCATTTTCTGGGTCAAAGATATGTTCAATGTCAAAGGCATTGCCAAGATCCCAAGCTCGATTCCCCTCACTTGGGTGGCTCCTGGAAATGCCCTGGGATCTGTCTGGCTACCTGTGGTTTACGTGTCGTCTTTCGCAATCTTGGCCCTGCACATCTGGCGCATGATCGTCGCGGCGAAGCAC GCACGCAACCCCTTTCATCCTGGCGTCATGCACTTTGTCTTCGGATTCTCAATCCTAGCCATTCTGGGCTTTGCAGGTGTTT GTGGCATGCTAGCGAGCGATTCTCTCACGCTGGTCAACAAGTTCAAAACGCAAGTTCAGTGCACGCCTTTGGCAGGCGCACTGAACCAGGCCTGTGTGGCAGCCAGGCAGTTCGTCGTTGCCAATCGCCGACAAGGCCATGCATTGCTTATCTTGAC AGCTGTTTTAGGCTTGTTCGCGATTTTTGGTGAGATGATCATCATTTGGGCGTGCCTTGAAGCTTGCT GCTTTGGCCCGCATATCCATTGCACCGTCGCGTGCGGGGCGTCTGGCCTTGGCTGCGggccctgcggaggcgactgCCACCCAGTGGCGATCGCCTGCAGTCCCGGCGCCCCCCCGGTCGTGGGCTGCATGTCGGATGGCCCCTGCTGCCCTCCAGTGTCCATCCCAGTCGCGCCGGGGTGCTGCccggcggacggcggctgCCATCCAgggggcggcgtgcgcgccacGTCAGGCCCCGCCGGCACTGGGCCTATACGTGTGGGGCCAGTGGGAGGGGGCTCCGCGACGTCGATCCTTCCTCCAACAAAAACCTCCACGGCGACGCACACAAGTCACTCCAATCCCTGCCACGCGTCGTGCCCAGTAGACGCCgacacgcagcagcgcacCGCGGTGGAGAACCCCGTGGCCAACACCTGTCAGATTTCCATCAATACAGGTACACGAGCGACCCTGTCTGCGGTGGAGGCATCCGTGCATGAtccgcctcagcctcgcACGCGTCCGCGGTCAGCGAGAGCACGCCGATGTCCTGCGGCGATGGGGAAGGAGCCGTCGTGCTCCCTC GAAGGCAAGAGAAAGGCAAGCGcacgcgacgaagaggacatGTGGTGA
- a CDS encoding hypothetical protein (encoded by transcript BESB_063100) has translation MALLRTRTWATLQEGGCLHRTAALARAALWGQGGQETGFADRGQPAGAPPWSGYVEGLRAATEASSAPLEEVEASGCAKAHVVAIPALVASVERRLTQCDAGVKAVATGARLKRADKKDCTAYGSAEPREETGKRAGKSGLGAGRCVHVEAGSAVTEHEGAREAQTGLPKAMHCS, from the coding sequence ATGGCGCTGCTCCGTACTCGTACATGGGCGACGCTGCAGGAAGGGGGCTGCCTCCACCGaaccgccgccctcgcgcgggcggcccTCTGGGGACAGGGAGGACAGGAGACAGGCTTCGCGGATAGGGGCCAGCCCGCTGGCGCGCCCCCGTGGAGTGGCTACGTGGAGGGATTGCGTGCCGCGACGGAGGCCTCCTcagcgccgctggaggaggTGGAGGCGAGTGGCTGCGCGAAGGCACATGTCGTGGCCATTCCTGCCCTCGTCGCATCCGTGGAGCGGAGGCTGACGCAGTGCGACGCCGGTGTGAAGGCTGTggcgaccggcgcgcgcTTGAAGCGCGCTGACAAGAAGGATTGCACGGCCTACGGgtccgcggagccgcgcgaggagactggcAAGCGCGCCGGGAAGAGTGGCCTGGGTGCCGGGCGGTGCGTCCATGTGGAGGCCGGCAGTGCGGTGACTGAAcacgagggcgcgcgcgaggcgcaaaCGGGCTTGCCGAAGGCGATGCACTGCAGCTAG
- a CDS encoding hypothetical protein (encoded by transcript BESB_063110), producing MGPLMVFRCSLPLLSVTVLAFVLVLFSLPSEALSQGARSFRTSIQTDLLTLPSSVRHFSFSQPRLSGINPFLVSPLLELHQPGLASPPSSPAARASSISASRAPSSSPICCVVHARSAPNSLAASLRPLQHTHFFSSPSSSVFVTRMRARHLGGAPLRRPALRASACGKKPTFAGRCRSQRLCRSLAWAGKRQAPTPRAFLCVLQTRAELPSPCPQARQRALGIATPRSDREGDVKNSTSVTGTDACVRGAEAARRSGSFRLASAQFRALRQLRVGRATDQSSPTRGGRAFSAATILRSECVRAGAARREVLEEDETRRRSAETGRCAEEARRGARRGLGSFEMNVAPPGTAFEAKVAECRDNPIDTMPWEHVVPFYKVHKKEDNFWLQFLKGNWTYVDARKMLDKPAGLIDGGPAVYDGLGTTLPMNPLAKDRQREKAFPQHLDHGVRFREAVDRPHRIIYDRIPCGNSDVYYGETDIDLEERLWGAFHHTRATEEGFPDSGWRDILPQYDMSEMPNPWTHTKGEFIEMPYNSRDPSAGPPVAPIEFDLAAAGRFGGYFLDPGWTRHFDYVEQYNEMKRWQEDEAGAADTTDEAPEEGEKKKRKKQRKSQLLDKPMFREAYERGQLLIKSRYEDIRNHPVYKKAIYEGATHEAASIAANRATEETIVDMWRGIDVAADLPKVGRYDHEGGGKWNCEDGEGQTIAINMFGEDIVPHANCYMSPKMTTEEMAELWHYWMTESHREGRYTDFHSEIGCYSDIEYEDRNYRKKFPRLMALYRPLWTHRKFGDEFGDALRPDEAPSDDVLTQFGAPLMSSSRLLRRAAARVKHRGDSRPLCALSVDEDQLFDEAFDFSERDASRLRRARLSRHELSRLARQEGAGRLPGRGDSADKGGALSRAGRGLRGRRQYEAADERGGGEERRPRVDSGERDAEDRRSHGERRADGDECEAYEEQGETTVEENDLEDQASRWADSPEDAQATAEDDEAENEDLNFLDEYDDLWWFDRGRPYGATTLAYRGPAVVADVVHRSPLGGRDRHGKAREPRTRNLNTPRLE from the exons ATGGGGCCGCTCATGGTTTTCCGGtgttcgcttcctctcctttctgTGACTGTTCTggccttcgtcctcgtcctcttttctctcccttctgAGGCACTCTCGCAGGGGGCTCGCAGCTTCCGGACCTCGATCCAGACTGACCTCTTGACGCTGCCTTCGTCGGTGCGGCATTTTTCATTTTCTCAGCCCCGTCTGTCCGGAATCAATCCATTCCTTGTCTCCCCGCTGCTCGAACTTCACCAGCCAggcctcgcgtctccgccctcttcaCCAGCAGCCCGTGCCTCATCCATCTCAGCTTCTCGTGctccctcttcctctcctaTTTGTTGCGTGGTGCATGCTCGGTCGGCGCCCAACTCTCTGGCTGCATCATTGCGCCCTCTACAGCACACCCattttttctcctcgccttcttcttctgtaTTCGTCACGCGTATGCGGGCGAGACACCTGGGAGGTGCGCCGCTACGTCGCCCAGCCCTGCGCGCTTCAGCGTGCGGAAAGAAACCCACGTTCGCCGGAAGATGCAGatcgcagcgcctctgccgtTCGCTGGCGTGGGCGGGTAAACGCCAGGCTCCAACACCCCGTGCGTTCCTGTGTGTtctgcagacacgcgccgAGCTGCCCTCTCCTTGCCCccaggcgaggcagcgagcgctgGGGATCGCGACACCGAGGAGCGACCGCGAAGGAGATGTCAAGAACTCCACTTCGGTCACAGGCACAGACGCCTGTGTGCGaggcgctgaggcggcaCGAAGGAGCGGAAGCTTCCGTCTTGCCTCGGCGCAGTTTCGGGCTCTCCGACAGCTCCGTGTGGGGCGGGCAACGGACCAGTCATCGCCCACACGCGGCGGACGTGCTTTCAGCGCAGCAACGATCTTGCGAAGCGAATGCGTCCGCGCGGGAGCCGCCAGACGGGAGGTCcttgaagaagacgagacgcggaggcgaagcgcggagacgggTCGCTGCGctgaagaggcgcggcgaggcgccagaaGAGGCCTGGGCTCTTTTGAGATGAacgtcgcgccgcctggaACTGCGTTTGAAGCCAAGGTGGCTGAGTGCAGAGACAACCCGATCGACACGATGCCA TGGGAGCACGTCGTGCCCTTCTACAAGGTTCACAAAAAAGAAGACAACTTCTGGCTTCAGTTTCTCAAGGGCAACTGGACCTATGTGGACGCGCGGAAAATGCTGGACAAACCCGCAG GTCTGATTGACGGGGGCCCCGCGGTGTACGATGGCCTGGGTACGACGCTGCCTATGAACCCGCTCGCTAAAGACCGCCAGCGAGAAAAAGCCTTTCCTCAGCACCTCGACCACGGCGTGCGCTTTCGAGAAGCCGTCGACCGGCCGCACCGCATCATCTACGACCGCATTCCCTGCGGGAACTCGGATGTCTACTATG gagagacagacatCGATCTGGAAGAGAGACTGTGGGGTGCCTTCCACCACACACGCGCGACTGAGGAGGGCTTTCCGGACTCCG GCTGGAGAGACATTCTTCCGCAGTACGATATGAGCGAGATGCCGAATCCCTGGACACACACAAAGGGCGAGTTCATC GAAATGCCTTACAACTCCCGAGACCCTTCGGCAGGGCCGCCCGTTGCGCCGATCGAGTTCGACTTGGCTGCAGCCGGGAGATTCGGCGGCTACTTCCTTGATCCCGGCTGGACACGTCATTTCG ACTACGTGGAGCAGTACAACGAGATGAAGCGGTGgcaagaagacgaggcgggaGCCGCGGACACCAcggacgaggcgccggaggagggagagaagaagaagcgaaagaaaCAACGCAAGTCTCAGCTGCTCGACAAACCCATGTTCCGGGAGGCCTACGAGCGAGGCCAGCTCCTTATTAAATCGAGATA TGAGGACATTCGGAATCATCCGGTGTATAAGAAAGCGATTTACGAGGGGGCGACGCACGAGGCGGCGTCGATCGCGGCGAACCGCGCGACCGAGGAGACTATCGTGGACATGTGGCGTGGCATAGACGTGGCCGCAGACCTCCCCAAGGTCGGCAGGTACGACCatgaaggcggcggaaagTGGAActgcgaagacggcgaaggccaGACGATCGCCATCAACATGTTTGGCGAAGACATCGTCCCCCACGCAAACTG CTACATGTCCCCGAAGATGACGACCGAGGAAATGGCTGAGCTGTGGCACTACTGGATGACGGAGTCGCACCGCGAGGGCCGCTACACCGACTTCCACTCTGAGATCGGCTGCTACTCGGACATTGAATACGAAGACCGAAACTACAG GAAGAAATTCCCGCGCCTGATGGCGCTGTACAGACCCTTGTGGACGCATCGCAAGTTCGGCGACGAGTTCGGGGATGCTCTGCGACCGGACGAG GCTCCTTCGGATGACGTGTTGACGCAGTTTGGCGCACCGCTCATGTCTtcgtcgcgtctcctccggcgggcggcagccCGCGTGAAGCACCGCGGGGACTCGCGACCTCTGTGCGCGCTTTCGGTAGATGAAGACCAACTTTTCGATGAGGCGTTCGATTtcagcgagcgagacgcttctcgtctgcgtcgcgcgcggctttcgCGGCACGAACTCTCTAGGCTCGCCCGCCAAGAGGGAGCAGGGAGATTAccaggcagaggagacagcgcggaCAAGGGGGGCGCCTTGTCGCGGGCGGGTCGCGGCCTTCGGGGCCGGCGTCAGTAtgaggccgcggacgagcgcggagggggcgaggagagaagaccaCGAGTTGACTctggcgagagagacgcggaggacagACGTAGccacggagagagacgcgccgacggagacgagTGTGAAGCGTATGAAGAGCAGGGAGAGACGACCGTGGAAGAAAACGACCTCGAGGATCAAGCGAGCAGGTGGGCAGACAGTCccgaggacgcgcaggccacggcagaggacgacgaggcagaaaacGAGGATCTGAACTTCTTGGACGAATACGATGACCTGTGGTGGTTCGATCGCGGGCGCCCCTACGGGGCCACCACTCTTGCGTATAGAGGCCCGGCCGTGGTCGCCGATGTCGTTCACCGGTCACCTTTGGGAGGGCGCGACCGCCACGGAAAGGCTCGAGAGCCACGTACAAGGAATTTGAATACCCCGCGATTGGAATAG